The following are from one region of the Candidatus Thioglobus sp. genome:
- a CDS encoding lysophospholipid acyltransferase family protein translates to MINNTDSSSNNVEVNFKFSFLQPRYWLTWIGLSIFFLVSLLPQSLRHLIGRFIGRLIYFRNKKRRHIVLTNIKIVFPTLNSDAQHQLARQHLQWYGCALLDYSLLFFASRRRLNKLVCIEGKEFIDRAIEKNQSVIILLAHSVMLEFAPIALSFNYDCYGSYKQSGNPVINWLITKSRCRYVKFVISREQGLRKIIRELIPKQLLIFLPDEDLGKKNSVFAPFFGKEKATLTTPARIAKLGKAVSLPCFSYYDEEISKYKVVITSPIEEYPSSSSEDDAYKLNHHLEQLIKRHPSQYMWLMKLYRTRPDGKNSLY, encoded by the coding sequence GTGATTAATAACACGGATTCTAGTAGTAACAATGTTGAAGTAAACTTCAAATTTTCTTTTCTTCAGCCACGTTATTGGTTAACCTGGATTGGACTTTCTATTTTCTTCTTAGTATCATTACTGCCTCAATCTTTAAGACATCTTATTGGTCGGTTTATTGGCCGTCTTATCTATTTTAGGAATAAAAAACGCCGTCATATCGTTTTAACAAATATCAAAATTGTATTTCCAACATTAAATAGTGATGCCCAGCATCAGCTTGCAAGGCAACATTTACAATGGTATGGTTGTGCCTTATTAGACTATAGCTTATTATTCTTTGCCTCCAGAAGACGTCTAAATAAACTAGTATGCATCGAGGGTAAGGAATTTATAGATCGAGCGATTGAGAAAAATCAAAGCGTAATAATCTTACTTGCCCATAGTGTTATGCTGGAGTTTGCCCCTATAGCTCTAAGCTTTAATTATGATTGTTATGGCTCTTACAAACAGTCTGGCAACCCTGTTATAAATTGGCTTATTACTAAAAGTCGCTGTCGATATGTCAAGTTCGTTATTTCACGCGAACAAGGGTTGCGTAAAATAATTAGAGAATTAATCCCAAAACAACTCCTTATCTTTTTACCTGATGAGGATCTTGGTAAAAAGAATTCAGTTTTTGCACCTTTTTTTGGCAAAGAAAAAGCGACGTTAACTACTCCTGCTCGTATTGCCAAACTAGGAAAAGCTGTTAGCTTGCCTTGCTTCTCTTATTATGATGAAGAAATATCAAAATATAAGGTGGTTATTACTTCTCCTATTGAAGAATATCCCAGTAGTAGTTCAGAGGATGATGCTTATAAACTTAATCATCATTTAGAGCAATTAATTAAACGACACCCTTCGCAGTATATGTGGCTGATGAAGCTTTATCGAACTCGACCTGATGGTAAAAATTCTTTATATTAA
- a CDS encoding low molecular weight phosphotyrosine protein phosphatase, producing MSDEKVKILFVCMGNICRSPTAEGAFRSQVDRRGLEDLFEIDSAGTHAYHVGEKPDSRSQIAAAKHQVDLSSQRARQVHQSDFYYYDHVFAMDESNLSNIRNMCPKEFQHKLSLMLDNIPNNKTKSVPDPYFEGRFDDVFEMLNRASNFLLDSLTKKA from the coding sequence ATGAGTGACGAAAAAGTTAAAATTTTATTCGTATGTATGGGTAATATTTGTAGGTCACCAACTGCTGAAGGCGCCTTTAGGTCGCAAGTAGATAGGCGCGGTCTTGAGGATTTATTTGAAATTGATTCAGCAGGGACACATGCTTATCATGTAGGTGAAAAACCAGATTCAAGATCACAAATAGCGGCGGCTAAGCATCAGGTAGATTTATCTAGTCAGCGAGCACGCCAAGTTCATCAGAGTGATTTTTATTATTATGATCATGTCTTTGCTATGGATGAATCTAATTTGTCCAACATTAGAAATATGTGCCCTAAGGAGTTTCAACATAAGTTGTCTTTGATGCTAGATAACATTCCAAACAATAAAACAAAAAGTGTACCTGATCCATATTTTGAAGGCCGATTTGATGACGTATTTGAAATGCTCAATCGTGCTAGTAATTTTTTATTAGACAGCTTAACGAAAAAGGCCTAA
- the rpsL gene encoding 30S ribosomal protein S12 — protein sequence MSTVNQLVRNPRKKKVVKSGVPALDSCPQKRGVCTRVYTTTPKKPNSALRKVARVRLTNSAEVTTYIGGEGHNLQEHSVILIRGGRVKDLPGVRYHTVRGALDTVGVDGRMQGRSKYGTKKPKK from the coding sequence ATGTCAACAGTTAATCAATTGGTACGTAATCCACGTAAAAAGAAGGTTGTTAAAAGTGGCGTGCCAGCATTAGACAGCTGCCCTCAAAAACGCGGAGTATGTACTCGTGTTTATACAACTACACCTAAGAAACCTAACTCAGCATTACGTAAAGTTGCTCGTGTAAGGCTTACTAATTCAGCTGAAGTTACTACTTACATTGGTGGTGAAGGTCATAACTTACAAGAACACTCAGTGATTCTTATTCGTGGTGGTCGTGTTAAAGATCTACCTGGTGTTCGTTACCACACAGTTCGTGGAGCGTTAGATACCGTTGGTGTTGATGGCAGAATGCAAGGTCGCTCTAAGTACGGTACTAAGAAGCCTAAGAAATAA
- the rpsG gene encoding 30S ribosomal protein S7 has product MRRRSAPKREILPDPKFGDLVLAKFVNILMLDGKKSVAEKIVYDALDTIEAKGNAEPIEVFKQALENIGPMVEIKSRRVGGSTYQVPIEVRAERKIALAMRWIIEASRKRGEKGMKLRLAGEVLDAVQNRGTAFKKKEDTHRMADANKAFAHFRW; this is encoded by the coding sequence ATGAGAAGAAGATCCGCTCCTAAAAGAGAAATCCTACCAGACCCAAAGTTTGGTGATTTAGTATTGGCTAAGTTTGTAAACATCTTAATGTTAGATGGTAAAAAATCAGTAGCTGAGAAGATTGTTTATGATGCGTTAGATACAATTGAAGCTAAAGGTAATGCTGAGCCAATTGAAGTATTCAAACAAGCCCTAGAAAACATTGGACCAATGGTTGAGATTAAATCTCGCCGTGTTGGTGGTTCAACTTACCAAGTACCGATCGAAGTTAGAGCTGAACGTAAAATTGCTTTAGCAATGCGTTGGATCATTGAGGCTTCACGTAAGCGTGGTGAGAAAGGTATGAAGCTTAGATTAGCAGGCGAAGTATTAGACGCGGTTCAAAACCGTGGAACTGCATTTAAGAAAAAAGAAGACACACACAGAATGGCTGATGCAAACAAAGCGTTTGCACACTTCCGCTGGTAA